The genomic window TTCCCATAGAGCAAATATCTTGTAGCTCTTGATCTTTTCCTTCTTGCTTTGCAACAACCCAAGGTGCTTTTTCATCAACATAGCGGTTGGCAATATCGGCTAATGCCATGATTTCACGAACCGCTTTACCAAATTCACGGTGGCTATAAGCATCACCAATTGATTTCGCTGCATCAATAAATTGTTGGTAAAGTGCGGGATCAGCTAATTTGTCTGACAGTTTTCCGCCAAAGCGTTTTGCAATAAAGCCAGCATTACGGGATGCAAGATTCACCACTTTATTGACAATATCGCTGTTCACGCGTTGCACGAAATCTTCTAAGTTAAGATCGATATCATCAATACGTGATGAGAGCTTGGCTGCATAATAATAACGTAAGCAATCAGCATCAAGATGGTCAAGGTATGAGCGAGCAGTAATAAAGGTGCCGCGTGATTTAGACATTTTGGCACCATTTACGGTGATATAGCCATGCACAAACAAGTTTGTTGGCTTGCGGTATTGGCTGCCTTCAAGCATTGCTGGCCAGAATAAGCTATGGAAATAAACAATATCTTTACCGATGAAATGGTAAAGATCTGCTTTGGAATCGTTAGCCCAAAATTCATCAAAGCTTAAATTTTCACGCTTATTACACAAATTCTTAAATGAGCCCATATAACCAATTGGCGCATCTAGCCAAACATAGAAATATTTGCCCGGAGCATCAGGAATTTCAAAACCAAAATAAGGTGCATCACGGGTTATATCCCATTGCTGCAAACCTGTTTCGAACCATTCTTGCATTTTGTTAGCAACTTGCTCTTGTAGTGCGCCAGAGCGAGTCCAAGCTTGTAACATGTCGCTAAATGCAGGTAAATCAAAGAAGAAATGCTCTGTTTCGCGTAAAACAGGCGTTGCCCCAGAAACAACTGAACGCGGGTTGATTAGGTCAGTCGGGCTATAAGTTGCACCACATACTTCACAGTTATCACCATATTGATCTTCAGCTTTACAGGTTGGGCAAGTGCCTTTTACAAAGCGATCTGGCAGGAACATGCCTTTTTCTGGGTCATAAAGTTGTGAAATAGTCCGATTTTTAATAAAACCGTTATTTTTTAGTTTGCCGTAAATATGTTCAGATAATTGTTTATTTTCTTCACTATGTGTTGAGTGATAATTATCATAACTAATAGCAAACCCAGCAAAATCGTTCTGATGCTCTTGGTTCATTTGAGCGATCATCTCTTCAGGTGTAATACCTAATTGCTGCGCTTTGAGCATGATCGGCGTACCGTGTGCATCATCTGCACAGATAAAATGAACCTCTTTGCCGCGCATTCGCTGATAACGGACCCAAATATCAGCCTGAATGTGTTCCAGCATGTGACCGAGATGGATTGAACCGTTAGCATAGGGTAACGCACACGTTACCAGTAATTTATTCGCGACTTGAGACATAGTAACTTTCTTACTTCCATTATTGAAAAGGGACTTTGATGTTAACCGATCAAATCTTTCCCTGCTAGGGCAATAAAGAATTAATCCGTAATTTGTGAAAAAAGAATTTTTGCCGTTAGTGGTTTTTCATCGGCTAGGCTTACACTATTTAGGTTGTTCTCTGCTATGATGAGCAGCATCAAAGTATATTATGTACTTTAAATAGTTTAAGTGGGCTGATGTCATTAAGTTGATGCCACTTGGAATATGATGAGCATAGTTAAAAATATAAAATAAAGGAGCCGGGATGAACGATAAATCCCCCGAGCAGAACAATCCAGAATTGCTGACTGAAAAAGTCTCTGCTGTTTTGGCCTCATTTACACACCCAACACTGAAGCGTAATTTGATATCTATCAAAGCATTGCATCATTGTGCATTATTGGATGGTGTGTTGCATGTCGACCTCGTTATGCCATTTGTTTGGAAAGGCCCTTTCCAAACATTGATTAGTGAAAAAACAGCAGAGTTAAAAAAAGCAACAGGTGCTCACGCGGTGGAATGGAAGTTACGTCATGATGTAACAACCCTAAAACGCGCAAATGACCTACCTGGCATTAATGGTGTCCGCAATATTCTGGCAGTGAGCTCAGGTAAAGGTGGTGTAGGTAAATCCAGCACTGCGGTTAACTTAGCATTAGCATTAGCTCAAGAAGGCGCTAAAGTGGGTATTCTTGATGCGGACATTTATGGCCCGTCAATTCCTAACATGTTAGGAACAACATTAGAACGCCCAACATCACCGGATGGCCAGCATATGGCACCTATTATGGCTTATGGTTTGGCAACAAACTCAATTGGCTATTTGGTTACAGATGATAATGCAATGGTGTGGCGTGGCCCTATGG from Providencia sneebia DSM 19967 includes these protein-coding regions:
- the metG gene encoding methionine--tRNA ligase, with product MSQVANKLLVTCALPYANGSIHLGHMLEHIQADIWVRYQRMRGKEVHFICADDAHGTPIMLKAQQLGITPEEMIAQMNQEHQNDFAGFAISYDNYHSTHSEENKQLSEHIYGKLKNNGFIKNRTISQLYDPEKGMFLPDRFVKGTCPTCKAEDQYGDNCEVCGATYSPTDLINPRSVVSGATPVLRETEHFFFDLPAFSDMLQAWTRSGALQEQVANKMQEWFETGLQQWDITRDAPYFGFEIPDAPGKYFYVWLDAPIGYMGSFKNLCNKRENLSFDEFWANDSKADLYHFIGKDIVYFHSLFWPAMLEGSQYRKPTNLFVHGYITVNGAKMSKSRGTFITARSYLDHLDADCLRYYYAAKLSSRIDDIDLNLEDFVQRVNSDIVNKVVNLASRNAGFIAKRFGGKLSDKLADPALYQQFIDAAKSIGDAYSHREFGKAVREIMALADIANRYVDEKAPWVVAKQEGKDQELQDICSMGINLFRVLMTYLKPILPGLTKRAEAFLNVELTWDSIATPLTNHEIAPFKALFSRIEMAKVDAMVEASKESIQPAKALTGPLAENPIQDTITFDDFDKIDFRIALIKQADFVDGSDKLLKLQLDIGGETRQVFSGIRSAYPDPKVLEGRLTIMVANLAPRKMRFGLSEGMVMAAGPGGKDIYLLSPDSGAQPGMQVK
- the apbC gene encoding iron-sulfur cluster carrier protein ApbC; this translates as MNDKSPEQNNPELLTEKVSAVLASFTHPTLKRNLISIKALHHCALLDGVLHVDLVMPFVWKGPFQTLISEKTAELKKATGAHAVEWKLRHDVTTLKRANDLPGINGVRNILAVSSGKGGVGKSSTAVNLALALAQEGAKVGILDADIYGPSIPNMLGTTLERPTSPDGQHMAPIMAYGLATNSIGYLVTDDNAMVWRGPMASKALMQMLQDTLWPDLDYLVIDMPPGTGDIQLTLSQNIPVTGAVVVTTPQDIALVDAMKGIVMFKKVNVPVLGIVENMSAHICSNCGHVEPIFGTGGAEKLAEKYHTQLLGQVPLHISLREDLDRGQPTVMRDPEGEFADIFREIALTISSLMYWEGDKIPTEISFRAV